One region of Epilithonimonas zeae genomic DNA includes:
- a CDS encoding lipoate--protein ligase, with amino-acid sequence MLIIDSPSHNAFFNIASEEYLLTKFPTENIFLLYINAPSIIVGKFQNTLAEINLDYVNDNNIKVVRRMSGGGTVYHDLGNLNFSFHTLLGDYDFMDFSQFTSPVLQLLKDWNVPAKLEGRNDLLVDGKKFSGNAKLARSGKMIQHGTILFDSEMSVLSDALKVNPLKFLDKATKSNRSRVTNLIDYLPEGTSIEVLKQKLIDEILKGSDNGQIYNFTDEDIQTIEKLVKEKYETWDWNFGFSPNYNFKKAIKIPAGFIEIHLDVEKGIIKKAKIFGDFFASKPIEELEDLLIDEKHDIENLNQIISKTNITDYFGKVTVDEILELFK; translated from the coding sequence ATGCTCATCATAGACTCCCCTTCTCACAATGCTTTTTTCAATATTGCTTCCGAAGAATATCTGCTGACCAAATTTCCGACCGAAAATATTTTCCTTCTTTACATCAATGCACCTTCGATTATTGTTGGGAAGTTCCAGAATACTTTGGCAGAAATCAATCTGGATTATGTGAATGACAATAACATCAAAGTTGTAAGAAGAATGTCGGGCGGAGGAACGGTTTATCACGATTTGGGGAATCTTAATTTCTCTTTTCACACGCTTTTGGGCGATTATGATTTTATGGATTTTTCACAATTCACAAGTCCGGTCCTTCAGCTTTTGAAAGACTGGAATGTTCCCGCAAAACTGGAAGGCAGAAATGACCTTTTGGTGGACGGAAAGAAATTCAGTGGCAATGCAAAATTGGCTCGAAGCGGAAAAATGATTCAGCACGGAACGATTTTGTTCGATTCTGAAATGAGTGTTCTGAGTGATGCTTTGAAAGTCAATCCTTTAAAATTTCTTGATAAAGCAACAAAATCCAATCGCTCCAGAGTGACCAATCTGATTGATTATTTACCAGAAGGAACCTCGATAGAAGTTCTGAAACAAAAGCTGATTGACGAAATCCTGAAAGGTTCCGACAATGGACAAATCTACAATTTCACAGATGAAGATATTCAAACCATTGAGAAATTAGTAAAAGAAAAATATGAAACTTGGGATTGGAACTTCGGATTTTCTCCGAATTATAACTTCAAAAAAGCAATTAAGATTCCTGCAGGTTTTATAGAAATCCATTTGGACGTTGAAAAAGGAATTATTAAAAAAGCCAAAATATTCGGTGACTTTTTTGCTTCAAAACCTATTGAAGAATTGGAAGATTTATTAATCGATGAAAAGCACGATATTGAAAATTTAAACCAAATTATTTCTAAAACCAACATCACAGATTATTTCGGAAAAGTGACTGTTGACGAGATTTTGGAATTATTCAAATAA